A genomic segment from Spinacia oleracea cultivar Varoflay chromosome 3, BTI_SOV_V1, whole genome shotgun sequence encodes:
- the LOC110793525 gene encoding aspartyl protease family protein 1-like isoform X2 produces MRSLSSIFLIFLHFSTICFHFCNARVFTFEMHHRYSEQVKTWSQNNYHLHPHHPHNHHYYHHLHHRWPKKGSFEYYSDLAQRDRFLRGRKMAEIEEPVTFSDGNSTFQISSLGFLHYTTVTLGTPGVKFLVALDTGSDLFWVPCDCSRCAPIEGASYAYGADFELSIYNPKASSTSTKVSCNDTLCQHRNKCLGSFRHCPYVISYVSAETSTSGILVEDVMHLTTEDHHPESVEAYITFGCGQVQTGSFLDVAAPNGLFGLGMENISVPSILSKEGFIADSFSMCFGRDGVGRISFGDKGSPGQKETPFNVNTLHPSYNITITQIQVGTTLNDAEFTALFDSGTSFTYLVDPFYTSLARNFDLQIKDRRRPADSRLPFEYCYDMRPDANTSLVPTVSLSLRGGGQFRVYDPIIVISTQIELVYCLALVKSKELSIIGQNFMTGYRIVFDREKLCLGWEKSDCYDIQVFKPSAEGNDTFVPPAVAAQPDNKTLVDTGSSSYGSRTSRHFCVVFTCLIILIFTILSFH; encoded by the exons ATGCGTTCTCTCTCCTCGATTTTCTTAATCTTCCTCCATTTTTCTACAATTTGTTTCCATTTTTGCAATGCTCGCGTTTTCACCTTCGAAATGCATCATAGATACTCGGAACAAGTGAAGACTTGGTCGCAGAACAACTATCATCTTCATCCTCATCACCCTCATAATCATCATTattatcatcatcttcatcatcgTTGGCCGAAGAAAGGGTCGTTTGAGTATTACTCTGATTTAGCGCAGCGTGATCGATTTCTCAGGGGTCGTAAGATGGCCGAAATTGAAGAGCCTGTTACTTTTTCCGACGGGAATTCCACTTTCCAGATTAGCTCTTTGGGATT TTTGCATTATACGACGGTGACATTGGGGACGCCAGGAGTGAAGTTTTTGGTGGCATTGGACACGGGGAGTGATCTGTTTTGGGTGCCGTGTGATTGTTCAAGGTGTGCTCCCATTGAGGGTGCAAGTTATGCTTATGGCGCT GATTTCGAGCTTAGCATATACAACCCTAAAGCATCATCCACCAGCACGAAAGTTTCATGCAATGACACCTTATGTCAGCATCGTAATAAATGCTTAGGATCATTCAGGCACTGCCCTTACGTTATCTCCTATGTCTCTGCTGAGACATCCACCTCTGGAATATTAGTGGAGGATGTGATGCACTTAACAACAGAAGATCATCACCCAGAATCAGTTGAGGCTTACATCACATTTGG CTGTGGACAAGTTCAGACTGGTTCATTTCTAGATGTGGCAGCTCCTAATGGTTTATTTGGACTTGGTATGGAGAACATATCAGTACCCAGCATATTATCAAAGGAAGGTTTTATAGCAGATTCCTTCTCCATGTGTTTCGGACGTGATGGGGTTGGAAGGATTAGCTTTGGTGACAAAGGTAGCCCTGGCCAGAAGGAAACCCCATTCAATGTGAATACCTTACA CCCTAGCTATAACATAACTATAACTCAGATTCAAGTAGGAACAACCCTCAATGACGCAGAATTTACCGCTCTCTTTGATTCTGGGACATCTTTTACATATCTCGTCGATCCCTTTTATACGAGCCTTGCTAGAAAT tttgatttacaaattaaagaTAGGAGGCGTCCTGCTGATTCAAGACTTCCTTTTGAGTATTGCTATGATATGAG ACCTGATGCAAATACAAGTTTAGTACCCACTGTGAGTCTTTCTTTGAGAGGAGGTGGCCAGTTTAGAGTTTATGATCCTATCATTGTCATTTCAACCCAG ATTGAACTGGTGTATTGTCTTGCTCTGGTCAAGAGTAAAGAGCTTAGTATTATTGGAC AAAACTTCATGACTGGCTATCGTATAGTATTTGATAGAGAGAAATTATGCTTGGGCTGGGAGAAATCTGACT GTTATGACATTCAGGTCTTTAAACCTTCTGCAGAAGGTAATGACACCTTCGTTCCTCCTGCAGTTGCTGCACAACCGGATAATAAAACTTTAGTTGACACGGGGAGTTCATCTTATGGTTCAAGAACATCACGGCATTTTTGTGTAGTATTTACTTGTTTGATTATCCTAATTTTCACGATTCTCTCATTTCACTAA
- the LOC110793525 gene encoding aspartyl protease family protein 1-like isoform X1: MRSLSSIFLIFLHFSTICFHFCNARVFTFEMHHRYSEQVKTWSQNNYHLHPHHPHNHHYYHHLHHRWPKKGSFEYYSDLAQRDRFLRGRKMAEIEEPVTFSDGNSTFQISSLGFLHYTTVTLGTPGVKFLVALDTGSDLFWVPCDCSRCAPIEGASYAYGADFELSIYNPKASSTSTKVSCNDTLCQHRNKCLGSFRHCPYVISYVSAETSTSGILVEDVMHLTTEDHHPESVEAYITFGCGQVQTGSFLDVAAPNGLFGLGMENISVPSILSKEGFIADSFSMCFGRDGVGRISFGDKGSPGQKETPFNVNTLHPSYNITITQIQVGTTLNDAEFTALFDSGTSFTYLVDPFYTSLARNVSIWFDLVHNKHCHIVLSKIGCFLSTLALQFDLQIKDRRRPADSRLPFEYCYDMRPDANTSLVPTVSLSLRGGGQFRVYDPIIVISTQIELVYCLALVKSKELSIIGQNFMTGYRIVFDREKLCLGWEKSDCYDIQVFKPSAEGNDTFVPPAVAAQPDNKTLVDTGSSSYGSRTSRHFCVVFTCLIILIFTILSFH, translated from the exons ATGCGTTCTCTCTCCTCGATTTTCTTAATCTTCCTCCATTTTTCTACAATTTGTTTCCATTTTTGCAATGCTCGCGTTTTCACCTTCGAAATGCATCATAGATACTCGGAACAAGTGAAGACTTGGTCGCAGAACAACTATCATCTTCATCCTCATCACCCTCATAATCATCATTattatcatcatcttcatcatcgTTGGCCGAAGAAAGGGTCGTTTGAGTATTACTCTGATTTAGCGCAGCGTGATCGATTTCTCAGGGGTCGTAAGATGGCCGAAATTGAAGAGCCTGTTACTTTTTCCGACGGGAATTCCACTTTCCAGATTAGCTCTTTGGGATT TTTGCATTATACGACGGTGACATTGGGGACGCCAGGAGTGAAGTTTTTGGTGGCATTGGACACGGGGAGTGATCTGTTTTGGGTGCCGTGTGATTGTTCAAGGTGTGCTCCCATTGAGGGTGCAAGTTATGCTTATGGCGCT GATTTCGAGCTTAGCATATACAACCCTAAAGCATCATCCACCAGCACGAAAGTTTCATGCAATGACACCTTATGTCAGCATCGTAATAAATGCTTAGGATCATTCAGGCACTGCCCTTACGTTATCTCCTATGTCTCTGCTGAGACATCCACCTCTGGAATATTAGTGGAGGATGTGATGCACTTAACAACAGAAGATCATCACCCAGAATCAGTTGAGGCTTACATCACATTTGG CTGTGGACAAGTTCAGACTGGTTCATTTCTAGATGTGGCAGCTCCTAATGGTTTATTTGGACTTGGTATGGAGAACATATCAGTACCCAGCATATTATCAAAGGAAGGTTTTATAGCAGATTCCTTCTCCATGTGTTTCGGACGTGATGGGGTTGGAAGGATTAGCTTTGGTGACAAAGGTAGCCCTGGCCAGAAGGAAACCCCATTCAATGTGAATACCTTACA CCCTAGCTATAACATAACTATAACTCAGATTCAAGTAGGAACAACCCTCAATGACGCAGAATTTACCGCTCTCTTTGATTCTGGGACATCTTTTACATATCTCGTCGATCCCTTTTATACGAGCCTTGCTAGAAATGTAAGCATTTGGTTTGATTTGGTTCATAATAAACACTGCCATATTGTTCTCTCTAAAATCGGTTGTTTCCTTTCCACCCTTGCCTTGCAGtttgatttacaaattaaagaTAGGAGGCGTCCTGCTGATTCAAGACTTCCTTTTGAGTATTGCTATGATATGAG ACCTGATGCAAATACAAGTTTAGTACCCACTGTGAGTCTTTCTTTGAGAGGAGGTGGCCAGTTTAGAGTTTATGATCCTATCATTGTCATTTCAACCCAG ATTGAACTGGTGTATTGTCTTGCTCTGGTCAAGAGTAAAGAGCTTAGTATTATTGGAC AAAACTTCATGACTGGCTATCGTATAGTATTTGATAGAGAGAAATTATGCTTGGGCTGGGAGAAATCTGACT GTTATGACATTCAGGTCTTTAAACCTTCTGCAGAAGGTAATGACACCTTCGTTCCTCCTGCAGTTGCTGCACAACCGGATAATAAAACTTTAGTTGACACGGGGAGTTCATCTTATGGTTCAAGAACATCACGGCATTTTTGTGTAGTATTTACTTGTTTGATTATCCTAATTTTCACGATTCTCTCATTTCACTAA